A genomic stretch from Balaenoptera musculus isolate JJ_BM4_2016_0621 chromosome 9, mBalMus1.pri.v3, whole genome shotgun sequence includes:
- the ATP6V1FNB gene encoding protein ATP6V1FNB: MSRQLNMDTVRQNFWKEEYLREKMLRCEWHHKYGSMVKAKQKAKTAAHEPLKLPTLPPKAPLSPPPAPKAVPSKAPSPALEVPIQSEMYPVLPATRALLYEGISHDFQGRYRYLNTRKLDMPERRYLFPITTNFTYGWQLGPPVKQELVSCKMCRIESFFRKNGAFALLDPQDLAL; encoded by the exons ATGTCTCGGCAACTTAACATGGACACAGTGCGGCAGAACTTCTGGAAGGAGGAGTATCTGAGGGAGAAGATGTTGCGCTGTGAATGGCACCACAAGTATGGGTCGATGGTGAAGGCCAAGCAGAAGGCTAAGACTGCAGCCCACGAACCCCTCAagctgcccaccctgccccccaaagCCCCCCTCTCACCCCCGCCCGCCCCCAAAGCAGTTCCTTCCaaggcccccagccctgccctggaggtTCCTATTCAGTCAGAAATGTACCCAGTCCTGCCTGCCACCCGGGCCCTGCTGTATGAAGGCATCTCCCACGACTTTCAGGGCCGCTACCGCTACCTCAACACCCGAAAACTGGACATGCCAGAGAGGCGCTACCTCTTCCCCATCACCACCAACTTCACATATGGCTGGCAGCTGG GCCCCCCAGTGAAGCAAGAACTGGTCTCCTGCAAGATGTGCCGCATTGAATCTTTCTTCCGCAAGAATGGGGCCTTCGCACTGCTTGACCCCCAGGACCTGGCCCTCTGA